In one Musa acuminata AAA Group cultivar baxijiao chromosome BXJ2-5, Cavendish_Baxijiao_AAA, whole genome shotgun sequence genomic region, the following are encoded:
- the LOC103984696 gene encoding light-harvesting complex-like protein OHP2, chloroplastic — protein MSVATTIPSIRIRISPHPSRRVALRPSAIVRCSGADGPLRRPAAPSLSPPPPPLSPPTSTSAQSPKPVELAAAAAAATKEMVVTLEYQRKVAKELQDYFKQKKLEEANQGPFFGFLGKNEISNGRWAMFGFAVGLLTEYATGASFVQQLKILLSNFGIVDLE, from the exons ATGTCTGTAGCTACCACAATTCCTTCCATCAGGATCAGAATCTCTCCTCACCCTTCTCGTAGAGTGGCTTTGAGGCCATCTGCCATCGTTAGGTGTTCCGGAGCTGATGGCCCTTTGAGGAGACCTGCAGCTCCTTCTCTCTCCCCTCCTCCGCCACCACTTTCTCCACCCACTTCCACCTCAGCTCAGTCTCCGAAGCCAGTGGAGCtggcggcggctgcggctgcggccacCAAAGAGATGGTGGTGACTTTGGAGTATCAGAGGAAGGTGGCAAAGGAGCTGCAGGACTACTTCAAGCAGAAGAAGCTTGAGGAGGCAAACCAAGGCCCCTTCTTTGGTTTCTTGGGCAAGAATGAGATCAGCAATGGCAG ATGGGCTATGTTTGGATTTGCCGTAGGGCTGCTAACAGAGTATGCAACGGGCGCAAGTTTCGTTCAACAGCTGAAGATCCTTCTATCCAATTTTGGAATTGTGGACTTGGAATGA
- the LOC103984694 gene encoding potassium channel KAT4 — MSNRVEAVTDEEGNGKVEAAVVDDERKKQKQPSWLRRGGSSGQIKSFAALSSSLLPAFGAGIDGNYPAIKKYVIAPYDPRYRWWQMFLMVLVFYSAWASPFELAFQQVGSGSLLIFDLVVDVFFAIDIVISFFVAYFNSSTYLLVDDRRKIAKRYLTRPWFVMDVASTVPFQIIYRVLTGKRNGGTVFGIVNLLRLWRLRRASKLFARLEKDIRFSYFWTRYVKLICVTLFAVHSAACVYYWMAIHYRVKDHTWIGSLVPDFEERSIWLGYTYAMYWSITTLTTVGYGDLHAWNTGEKVFTIFLMLFNIGLTAYLIGNMTNLIVHAATRTFLMRDTIQKVSRFASKHRLSDGLREQMMAHLQLKFKTMELQQEEVIADLPKAIRSTIAQHLFQRTVEGTYLFKGVSKEFIVQLVSEMQAEYFPPKVDIIIENEIPTDLYIIVSGAVDVLTTKNGSEKFLSTLGPADVAGEIGVIFNIPQPFTVRSKRLSQVVRISHRHFMQIVQPYSEDGKIVFSNYIQFLKELSKDLIEEVPFVPELLKQMNEHEEPLEESQDLESSMPNDAGVEGPPAAAMGPASCDLAKRVTIHGHHPDATNKPERHAAGKLIFLPDSMEELLKLAERTFEIAATRVVAADGAEIEEICTIREDDHLFIC, encoded by the exons ATGAGCAACAGAGTTGAAGCCGTGACCGACGAGGAGGGGAACGGCAAAGTCGAAGCTGCCGTGGTGGACGACGAGAGGAAGAAGCAGAAGCAGCCGTCATGGTTGAGAAGGGGAGGGTCAAGTGGCCAGATTAAGAGCTTCGCTGCGCTTTCAAGCAGTCTCCTTCCTGCCTTTGGAGCGGGCATCGACGGCAACTATCCTGCCATCAAGAAATATGTTATTGCACCTTATGATCCAAGATACAG GTGGTGGCAGATGTTTCTGATGGTGCTGGTCTTCTACTCGGCCTGGGCGTCGCCGTTCGAGCTAGCGTTTCAGCAGGTGGGCTCGGGCTCGCTCCTCATCTTCGACCTCGTCGTCGACGTGTTCTTCGCGATCGACATCGTCATCTCCTTCTTCGTCGCCTACTTCAACAGTTCCACGTACCTCCTTGTCGACGACCGGAGAAAGATAGCAAAGCG ATACCTGACGAGGCCATGGTTTGTGATGGATGTAGCATCCACCGTACCATTTCAGATCATATACCGCGTCCTCACCGGTAAAAGAAACGGCGGCACTGTATTCGGAATTGTGAATCTGCTCCGGTTGtggcgactcaggcgggcaagcaaGCTGTTCGCAAG GCTGGAGAAAGACATCAGGTTCAGCTACTTCTGGACAAGATACGTGAAGCTCATCTGT GTGACATTGTTTGCGGTACACTCGGCGGCTTGCGTCTATTACTGGATGGCCATCCACTACCGAGTGAAAGATCACACGTGGATTGGCAGCCTGGTGCCGGACTTCGAGGAGAGAAGCATATGGCTGGGCTACACCTACGCCATGTACTGGTCCATCACCACCCTCACCACCGTCGGCTACGGAGACTTGCATGCGTGGAACACCGGGGAGAAGGTGTTCACGATATTCCTCATGCTCTTCAACATCGGCCTCACCGCCTACCTCATCGGCAACATGACCAATCTCATCGTCCACGCCGCCACCCGCACCTTCCTCATG AGGGACACCATACAAAAGGTCTCGCGCTTCGCGAGCAAGCACCGGCTGTCGGATGGCCTGAGAGAGCAGATGATGGCGCACCTGCAGCTCAAGTTCAAGACGATGGAGTTGCAGCAAGAGGAAGTGATTGCGGACCTGCCCAAGGCGATCAGATCCACCATTGCTCAGCATCTCTTCCAACGCACGGTCGAGGGAACCTACCTGTTCAAAGGGGTCTCAAAGGAGTTCATAGTTCAGCTG GTTTCGGAGATGCAAGCAGAGTACTTCCCTCCTAAAGTGGATATCATTATAGAGAACGAGATCCCCACGGATCTCTACATCATTGTCTCTGGAGCAGTG GATGTCTTGACGACTAAGAATGGATCGGAAAAG TTTCTGTCAACATTAGGTCCTGCAGATGTGGCTGGGGAAATTGGAGTAATCTTCAACATCCCACAGCCATTTACAGTTCGAAGCAAGAGGCTTTCGCAGGTTGTACGGATAAGCCATCGCCATTTTATGCAAATTGTACAGCCATATAGTGAGGATGGGAAAATAGTCTTCTCCAATTACATCCAG TTCCTCAAGGAGCTCAGCAAAGACTTGATTGAGGAAGTACCCTTTGTGCCAGAGTTGCTTAAGCAAATGAATGAG CATGAAGAGCCCTTGGAGGAATCACAAGATCTTGAATCATCGATGCCAAATGATGCTGGTGTAGAAG GACCACCAGCCGCAGCTATGGGTCCAGCTTCATGTGATTTAGCCAAGAGAGTGACAATTCATGGACATCATCCTGATGCAACAAACAAACCGGAAAGGCATGCTGCAGGAAAACTCATCTTTTTACCTGATTCAATGGAAGAGCTATTGAAACTAGCAG AGAGGACATTTGAGATAGCAGCAACGAGGGTTGTCGCAGCTGATGGAGCCGAAATTGAAGAGATATGCACCATTAGAGAAGACGACCACTTGTTTATATGTTGA
- the LOC103984820 gene encoding probable sulfate transporter 3.5, with protein MGTLDVQRNKVNFSSGRTFLSSFRDGLKETLLPDDPFRYLKGKSACTVAWGYLKYFVPILEWAPRYTFAKFRFDLLAGITITSVAIPQGISYARLANLPPIIGLYSSFIPPLVYAVFGSSTNLAVGTVAGASLFMGSVIGTAVSATADPQLYIHLFFTAAFFTGIIEAALGIFRLGILVDFLSRSTITGFMGGTAVIVIMQQFKGFLGLKHLTTKTDVVSAVRALLANRNQWRWESAALGLCFFGFLLFCKHLRTRVPKLFWLSVISPLLVVVSGCVFAYLVKAEDHGIQIVGPLNKGLNPVSITDLKFQSNYIGTIMKASLISAFLALSEGIAVGRSLGMLKNEQIDGNKEMIAFGLMNIVGSCFSCYLTTGPFSKSAVNYHAGCKTSMSNVVMSICMMLVLLFLAPLFRYTPLVALSAIIAVAMIGLIEYEEAYRLFKVDKFDFLICMSAFFGVIFYSMTVGLLISVCLAVVRSLLYIARPSTCKLGSIRGTEMYYDVEQYPDSYVHPDILILNLGSPIYYANAGYLKERILRWVEEEENIKKKDTDLQYVILDMGGVTSIDNTGIGMLFDVHKNLGRKGIKIALTNPRLEVAEKLMLSRYIELIGGEDWVFLSVKEAVAACRFSLRELRCEEESSL; from the exons ATGGGAACGTTGGATGTGCAACGTAACAAGGTGAACTTTTCCAGCGGGCGGACGTTCCTCTCGTCGTTCCGGGACGGCCTGAAAGAGACGCTCTTGCCGGACGATCCCTTCCGCTATCTCAAGGGCAAGTCGGCGTGCACGGTGGCGTGGGGCTACCTCAAGTATTTTGTTCCCATACTCGAATGGGCGCCCCGGTACACGTTTGCCAAGTTCCGGTTCGATCTCCTCGCCGGTATCACCATCACCAGCGTCGCCATCCCCCAAGGCATCAGCTACGCCCGCCTCGCCAACCTTCCGCCCATCATTGGCCTCT ATTCGAGCTTCATTCCGCCGTTGGTCTACGCCGTCTTCGGCAGCTCCACTAACTTGGCTGTCGGGACCGTGGCCGGAGCGTCGCTGTTCATGGGGTCCGTCATCGGAACTGCAGTTTCGGCCACGGCGGACCCGCAGTTGTACATTCATCTGTTCTTCACGGCCGCCTTCTTCACCGGGATCATCGAAGCAGCGTTAGGAATCTTCAG ACTGGGAATACTGGTGGATTTCTTGTCGCGGTCCACCATCACCGGATTCATGGGGGGAACTGCCGTCATAGTAATCATGCAACAGTTCAAGGGCTTCCTCGGGTTGAAGCATTTGACCACCAAGACCGATGTTGTCTCAGCGGTGCGTGCTCTGCTCGCCAATAGAAATCAG TGGAGATGGGAGTCTGCAGCACTGGGACTCTGCTTCTTCGGCTTTTTGCTTTTCTGTAAGCACCTG AGAACCAGAGTTCCAAAACTCTTTTGGTTGTCGGTAATCTCTCCTCTGCTTGTGGTCGTATCGGGGTGCGTCTTCGCTTATCTTGTGAAAGCAGAGGATCATGGAATCCAAATA GTTGGTCCATTGAACAAAGGACTTAATCCGGTCAGCATAACTGATCTAAAGTTCCAGTCTAACTATATTGGGACTATCATGAAGGCTTCATTAATTTCAGCTTTCCTGGCACTCTCA GAAGGAATTGCAGTTGGCAGGAGCCTAGGAATGCTGAAGAACGAGCAAATAGATGGGAACAAAGAGATGATAGCTTTTGGATTAATGAACATTGTTGGTTCTTGCTTCTCATGCTATCTTACCACTG GTCCTTTTTCAAAGTCAGCAGTTAATTATCATGCTGGGTGCAAGACATCAATGTCCAATGTGGTTATGTCAATCTGCATGATGTTGGTCTTGCTCTTCTTGGCACCTCTCTTCAGGTACACTCCCCTGGTGGCTCTATCTGCCATCATTGCTGTTGCCATGATTGGGCTTATCGAGTATGAAGAAGCTTATCGCCTCTTCAAGGTGGACAAATTTGACTTCTTAATCTGCATGTCTGCATTCTTTGGTGTCATATTTTACAGTATGACTGTTGGCCTCCTTATTTCT GTATGTTTAGCTGTGGTGAGGTCACTGTTGTACATTGCCAGGCCCAGCACTTGCAAGCTTGGCAGCATACGGGGAACAGAAATGTATTATGATGTGGAGCAATACCCGGACTCATATGTCCACCCTGACATCTTAATCCTAAACTTAGGTTCCCCTATTTACTATGCCAATGCTGGATATCTTAAAGAGAG GATCTTAAGATGggtagaggaggaagagaacaTCAAGAAGAAGGATACAGATCTGCAATATGTTATTCTTGACATGGGTG GAGTGACTTCGATCGACAATACTGGCATTGGAATGCTATTTGACGTCCATAAAAATTTAGGGAGGAAAGGGATCAAG ATTGCTCTAACAAATCCCAGGCTGGAAGTTGCAGAGAAGTTGATGTTGTCTCGCTACATAGAGTTGATCGGAGGCGAAGATTGGGTGTTCCTTTCAGTGAAGGAGGCGGTGGCTGCGTGTCGCTTTTCTCTTCGAGAATTAAGATGTGAAGAAGAGTCATCACTATGA
- the LOC103984692 gene encoding gibberellin 3-beta-dioxygenase 1-like, with protein sequence MIMPTASELIRHHHAHPLDFESVREVPDSHAWPDLHDHPTASAQGAVVPVIDLSATATNVLEQLARACESWGAFQVTGHGVPPGLLRRVEAAARGLFALPTNRKLEAARPADGVSGYGRARISCFFPKLMWSEGFTIAGSPVDHARTLWPDDDALAFCDVIEEYKEEMKQLARKLMRMMLMSLGLTEAEAETGWIGPGDEAGGMSAVLQLNSYPVCPDPDRAMGMAAHTDSTLLTLLFQSNTSGLQVLQVVGDTGRDRTARWVTVPPMPGALIVNVGDLFQILSNGRYRSVIHRAVVNRTSHRVSVAYMCGPPAASKVEPIVKLVGPGRGPVYRPVTWPEYLSVKGKLFDKALASVMRTEVSLEHI encoded by the exons atgatcatgccgacggcctCCGAGCTGATTCGCCACCACCATGCGCACCCCCTCGACTTCGAGTCGGTCCGCGAAGTCCCGGACTCGCACGCGTGGCCGGACCTCCACGACCACCCTACCGCCTCCGCGCAGGGGGCGGTCGTCCCCGTCATCGACCTCTCCGCCACCGCCACCAACGTGCTCGAACAGCTGGCGCGAGCCTGCGAGTCCTGGGGCGCGTTCCAGGTCACCGGCCACGGCGTCCCCCCGGGTCTCCTCCGGCGCGTCGAGGCCGCCGCCCGCGGCCTCTTCGCCCTCCCCACCAACCGGAAGCTCGAGGCGGCGCGCCCCGCCGACGGCGTCTCCGGCTACGGCCGTGCCCGCATCTCCTGCTTCTTCCCCAAGCTGATGTGGTCCGAGGGCTTCACCATCGCCGGCTCCCCGGTCGACCACGCTCGCACGCTCTGGCCCGACGACGACGCCCTCGCCTTCTG TGACGTAATAGAAGAGTACAAGGAAGAGATGAAGCAGCTTGCACGGAAATTGATGCGGATGATGCTCATGTCATTGGGCCtgacggaggcggaggcggagacgGGCTGGATCGGGCCGGGCGATGAGGCCGGCGGCATGTCGGCCGTGCTACAGTTGAACTCTTACCCGGTGTGCCCCGACCCCGACCGGGCCATGGGGATGGCGGCGCACACGGACTCGACCTTACTCACCCTCCTCTTCCAGAGCAACACCAGCGGCCTCCAGGTTTTGCAGGTCGTCGGGGACACTGGTCGGGACCGGACGGCACGGTGGGTGACGGTGCCGCCGATGCCCGGCGCGCTCATCGTGAACGTGGGAGATTTGTTTCAGATACTATCGAACGGACGATACAGGAGCGTCATCCACCGGGCCGTCGTCAACCGGACGAGCCACCGTGTGTCGGTGGCGTACATGTGCGGCCCGCCGGCCGCTTCCAAGGTGGAGCCCATCGTAAAGCTAGTGGGACCAGGACGTGGTCCGGTCTACCGGCCCGTGACGTGGCCCGAGTACTTGAGCGTGAAGGGAAAGCTCTTTGACAAGGCGCTCGCGTCGGTAATGCGTACAGAAGTGTCTTTGGAACACATATGA
- the LOC103984693 gene encoding probable inactive 2-oxoglutarate-dependent dioxygenase AOP2 → MSTETFHHKLDFTGLSLEKAGTPEWERVRAQMMEVVANEENWFEAVYDGVAPELREALFGRTVKELFALPADVKMRNTSNKPHHGYIGQFPGLDYEALSVFDAHLVEGTRSFTELMWPEGNPSFCDTVNSFVRQLSELEKMVRRMLLESLGVVKHLDRQNSELTFSLRMAKYGALTSQEATVVLPPHVDETTVTLVVQHKVAGLQVLTADGEWLTVPQSPNSYTVLIGQALQGWSNGRLNAKLHRVLVGGGETRYSVIFGSHPKDDVMVQVPEELVDEEHPLIYKPFGYLSFVNFRHSEEGMKSDDSLKAYCEVQVDQVGA, encoded by the exons ATGTCCACCGAGACCTTCCACCACAAGCTGGACTTCACCGGGCTGTCCCTGGAGAAGGCAGGAACTCCGGAATGGGAGCGGGTGCGGGCGCAGATGATGGAGGTGGTGGCGAATGAGGAAAACTGGTTCGAGGCCGTGTACGATGGAGTCGCCCCCGAGCTTCGGGAGGCGCTCTTCGGGCGCACCGTGAAGGAGCTCTTCGCTCTCCCCGCGGACGTGAAGATGCGCAACACGTCGAACAAGCCGCACCACGGCTACATCGGCCAGTTCCCGGGCTTGGATTACGAGGCCCTGTCGGTCTTCGACGCGCACCTGGTCGAAGGCACTCGGAGCTTTACCGAGCTCATGTGGCCCGAGGGAAACCCGAGCTTTTG CGACACAGTGAACTCCTTCGTAAGGCAGCTGAGCGAGCTGGAGAAGATGGTGCGGAGGATGCTCCTGGAGAGCTTGGGCGTGGTCAAGCACTTGGACCGCCAGAACAGTGAGCTCACGTTCAGCCTCCGGATGGCCAAGTACGGCGCTCTCACATCTCAGGAGGCGACGGTCGTGCTGCCGCCCCATGTCGATGAAACCACAGTCACCCTAGTCGTGCAGCACAAGGTCGCAGGCCTCCAAGTGCTAACCGCGGATGGCGAGTGGCTCACGGTGCCTCAATCCCCCAATTCGTATACGGTATTGATTGGACAAGCACTGCAG GGCTGGAGCAATGGAAGACTTAATGCTAAACTGCATCGTGTCTTGGTCGGCGGCGGGGAGACTAGGTATTCCGTAATCTTTGGGTCCCACCCAAAGGACGACGTGATGGTGCAAGTTCCCGAGGAGCTGGTCGACGAAGAGCACCCCTTGATCTACAAGCCTTTCGGCTATCTCAGCTTTGTGAACTTCCGCCACTCGGAGGAAGGCATGAAATCGGACGATTCGCTCAAGGCGTACTGCGAGGTACAAGTCGATCAAGTGGGAGCCTGA
- the LOC103984819 gene encoding probable 2-oxoglutarate-dependent dioxygenase AOP1, protein MQRPQLPVIDFSGFDPAADGGPTWEATREQVMQALGTCGCFEAVYDRITPELRQSLLEVIAKDLFRLPLETKLKNASDKVYDGYLGRFPNLDYESLAIKDATLSDAIPSFASLMWPDGNPNFCERASSFTKKLAELQGMIRKMVLQSLDVAEYHEEQMQSTWHLLRFSEYGAPGEETRKVGQMAHRDANLLTAVCQLNGVDGLEVETRDGQWLQATPSSPASFFIIAGESFWAWSNGKVYSPMHGVTVSGKETRYSVLLFAMPKNERPIQAPVELVDDKHPPIFKPYYYDDYLRFCFSEEGMMQQFKLVAYCGTDATKEADA, encoded by the exons ATGCAGCGGCCCCAACTCCCGGTGATCGATTTCTCCGGCTTCGACCCGGCGGCCGACGGAGGACCCACCTGGGAAGCCACCCGGGAGCAGGTCATGCAGGCGCTCGGAACCTGCGGCTGCTTCGAGGCCGTCTACGACCGAATTACTCCCGAGCTCCGGCAGTCGCTCCTGGAGGTGATCGCCAAGGATCTGTTCCGCCTCCCTCTCGAGACTAAGCTCAAGAACGCCTCCGACAAGGTCTACGACGGCTACCTCGGCCGGTTCCCGAACCTCGACTACGAGAGCCTGGCCATCAAGGATGCGACCCTGTCAGACGCCATCCCCAGCTTCGCCAGCCTCATGTGGCCCGATGGGAACCCCAACTTCTG CGAGAGGGCTTCCTCCTTCACGAAGAAACTGGCGGAGTTGCAGGGGATGATAAGGAAGATGGTCCTGCAGAGCCTGGACGTGGCTGAGTACCATGAAGAGCAAATGCAATCGACATGGCACCTGCTCCGGTTCTCGGAGTACGGAGCGCCCGGCGAGGAGACGAGGAAAGTGGGTCAGATGGCACATCGGGACGCCAATCTGTTGACCGCAGTGTGCCAGCTGAACGGCGTTGATGGGCTGGAGGTGGAGACCAGAGACGGGCAGTGGCTCCAAGCCACCCCCAGCTCTCCCGCCTCCTTCTTCATCATCGCTGGAGAATCTTTCTGG GCGTGGAGCAACGGCAAGGTGTACTCCCCCATGCATGGCGTCACGGTGAGCGGCAAAGAAACGAGGTACTCTGTTCTGCTGTTCGCGATGCCCAAGAATGAGCGCCCGATTCAAGCCCCAGTCGAGTTGGTGGACGACAAACATCCCCCCATCTTCAAACCCTACTACTACGATGATTACCTGAGGTTCTGCTTCTCAGAGGAGGGCATGATGCAACAGTTCAAGCTAGTCGCTTACTGCGGGACGGACGCAACCAAGGAAGCTGATGCATGA